In Microbacterium laevaniformans, a single window of DNA contains:
- a CDS encoding ComEA family DNA-binding protein: MEVSPPGIDHAPRTAADAHRARRRRVGTGAALVLVLAAAAIAVAVGLVRSVATADTGVAVAPVEISAAALYVHVSGAVERPGLYRLDGGARVVDVVSAAGGFTDTADRTAVNLARPLVDGEQVQVPEVGEAPSTGAPVSGDGRVNLNTADVAALDALPRVGPAIAERIIAWREENGGFTSVDDLLSVPGIGEKMLAGLRDLVTV, encoded by the coding sequence GTGGAGGTGAGTCCGCCCGGCATCGATCACGCACCGCGCACCGCCGCCGACGCGCATCGCGCGCGTCGGCGGCGCGTCGGCACCGGTGCGGCCCTGGTGCTGGTGCTGGCCGCCGCGGCGATCGCGGTCGCGGTGGGACTCGTCCGCTCGGTGGCCACCGCCGACACGGGCGTCGCAGTGGCGCCCGTCGAGATCTCGGCCGCGGCGCTCTACGTGCACGTGTCGGGTGCCGTGGAGCGCCCCGGGCTCTACCGCCTGGACGGCGGAGCGCGCGTCGTCGATGTGGTCTCCGCGGCGGGCGGGTTCACGGACACCGCCGATCGCACGGCGGTCAATCTGGCGCGACCTCTCGTAGACGGCGAACAGGTGCAGGTGCCGGAGGTGGGGGAGGCGCCGTCCACCGGCGCACCCGTCAGCGGTGACGGACGCGTGAACCTCAACACCGCCGACGTCGCCGCCCTCGACGCGCTTCCGCGCGTCGGACCCGCGATCGCAGAGCGCATCATCGCGTGGCGCGAGGAGAACGGCGGGTTCACCAGCGTCGACGACCTGCTGTCGGTTCCCGGCATCGGCGAAAAGATGCTCGCCGGCCTCCGCGACCTGGTGACGGTGTGA
- the leuS gene encoding leucine--tRNA ligase: protein MSSPTDIATAAENGPYDVHAVQEKWQRIWAEKDPFRAGGEDDTRPRKYVLAMFPYPSGDLHMGHAENYLYSDIVARFWRHRGYNVLNPIGWDSFGLPAENAAIKRGVEPRGWTYGNIAQQRSSMQQYGVSFDWSRVLHTSDPEYYRWNQWLFQRLYEKGLAYRKDALVNWDPVDQTVLANEQVLPDGTSERSGAVVVKKKLTQWFFRITEYADRLLDDLNQLEGFWPHKVLQMQRNWIGRSVGADIDFEIEGRAEKITVFSTRPDTLYGATFMVVAPDSDLAAELVASASPEARMRFQDYLDTVQKTSEIDRQTADRPKTGVFLERYAVNPVTGERLPIWAADYVLAGYGHGAVMAVPAHDQRDLDFARAFDLPVKVVVDTTAPVTGAIPVIELDDEGVPIDPGAPGIDEIDPAKTGVALTGDGRMMNSGPLDGLSKRNAIARAIEQLEAAGTGRAAKTYRLRDWLISRQRYWGTPIPMVHTADGRIVPVPDEQLPVELPAMEGLDLTPKGSSPLGAATGWVETVDPETGAPALRDPDTMDTFVDSSWYFLRFLSPGDTTKAFSSKDADRWGPVDFYIGGVEHAILHLLYARFITKALFDMGLVEFTEPFSHLINQGMVILDGAKMSKSKGNLVLFQDELNAHGADALRVALAFAGPVEDDKDWSDVSTTGAAKFLARAWRIAQEVTSAPDVVWAEGDQALRRVTHRLWADAPALIEQTKFNVVVARLMELVNATRKTIDGPAGAGDPAVREAAEAIAMVLDLFAPHTAEEMWEQLGYEPFVGLATWRQADPTLLVEESVTAVVQIDGKVRGTLTVPARISADELEALARADEKVVRSLAGREIARVVVRAPKVVSFTTA, encoded by the coding sequence ATGAGCAGCCCCACAGACATCGCCACCGCCGCCGAGAACGGACCGTACGACGTGCACGCCGTGCAGGAGAAGTGGCAGCGCATCTGGGCCGAGAAGGACCCGTTCCGCGCCGGCGGCGAGGATGACACCCGCCCGCGCAAGTACGTGCTCGCGATGTTCCCCTACCCGTCTGGCGACCTGCACATGGGTCACGCGGAGAACTACCTCTACTCCGACATCGTCGCGCGCTTCTGGCGTCACCGCGGATACAACGTGCTCAACCCGATCGGATGGGACAGCTTCGGTCTGCCCGCCGAGAACGCCGCGATCAAGCGTGGTGTCGAGCCGCGCGGCTGGACGTACGGCAACATCGCGCAGCAGCGATCCAGCATGCAGCAGTACGGCGTCTCGTTCGACTGGTCGCGTGTGCTGCACACCTCCGACCCGGAGTACTACCGCTGGAACCAGTGGCTCTTCCAGCGGCTCTATGAGAAGGGACTCGCCTACCGCAAGGACGCGCTCGTCAACTGGGACCCGGTGGACCAGACCGTGCTCGCCAACGAGCAGGTGCTGCCCGACGGCACCTCGGAGCGCAGCGGCGCCGTGGTGGTCAAGAAGAAGCTCACCCAGTGGTTCTTCCGCATCACCGAGTACGCCGACCGCCTACTCGACGACCTGAACCAGCTCGAGGGTTTCTGGCCGCACAAGGTGCTGCAGATGCAGCGCAACTGGATCGGACGCTCCGTGGGCGCCGACATCGACTTCGAGATCGAGGGTCGCGCGGAGAAGATCACCGTGTTCTCGACGCGTCCCGACACGCTGTACGGCGCGACGTTCATGGTCGTCGCTCCGGACTCCGACCTCGCCGCGGAGCTCGTGGCCTCGGCATCCCCGGAGGCGCGCATGCGCTTCCAGGACTACCTCGACACCGTGCAGAAGACGAGCGAGATCGACCGGCAGACCGCCGACCGCCCGAAGACCGGCGTGTTCCTGGAGCGGTACGCGGTCAACCCGGTCACGGGGGAGCGGCTGCCCATCTGGGCCGCGGACTACGTTCTCGCCGGCTACGGCCACGGCGCCGTCATGGCGGTTCCCGCCCACGATCAGCGCGACCTCGACTTCGCCCGTGCGTTCGACCTGCCCGTCAAGGTGGTCGTCGACACGACAGCCCCCGTGACCGGCGCGATCCCTGTGATCGAACTGGATGACGAGGGCGTGCCGATCGATCCGGGTGCTCCGGGCATCGACGAGATCGACCCGGCCAAGACCGGCGTGGCGCTCACGGGCGACGGCCGGATGATGAACTCCGGCCCCCTCGACGGGCTGAGCAAGCGCAACGCCATCGCCCGGGCCATCGAGCAGCTCGAGGCCGCCGGAACCGGTCGCGCCGCGAAGACCTATCGCCTGCGAGACTGGCTCATCTCACGTCAGCGCTACTGGGGCACGCCGATCCCGATGGTGCACACCGCCGATGGGCGCATCGTGCCCGTGCCGGACGAGCAGCTGCCCGTCGAGCTGCCGGCCATGGAGGGCCTCGACCTGACGCCGAAGGGCTCCTCTCCGCTGGGCGCCGCGACCGGATGGGTCGAAACCGTCGACCCCGAGACGGGCGCGCCGGCCCTGCGCGACCCGGACACGATGGACACGTTCGTCGACAGCTCCTGGTACTTCCTGCGGTTCCTGTCACCGGGCGACACGACGAAGGCGTTCTCCTCGAAGGACGCCGACCGATGGGGTCCGGTGGACTTCTACATCGGCGGCGTCGAGCACGCCATCCTGCACCTGCTGTACGCGCGCTTCATCACGAAGGCGCTGTTCGACATGGGTCTCGTCGAGTTCACCGAGCCGTTCTCCCACCTCATCAACCAGGGCATGGTCATCCTGGACGGCGCCAAGATGAGCAAGAGCAAGGGCAACCTCGTGCTCTTCCAGGACGAGCTGAACGCCCACGGTGCCGACGCCCTGCGGGTCGCGCTCGCCTTCGCCGGTCCGGTGGAGGACGACAAGGACTGGAGCGATGTCTCGACGACGGGAGCCGCGAAGTTCCTGGCGCGCGCCTGGCGCATCGCGCAAGAGGTGACCAGCGCTCCGGACGTCGTGTGGGCCGAGGGAGACCAGGCGCTTCGCCGTGTCACCCATCGCCTGTGGGCCGACGCTCCCGCGCTGATCGAGCAGACCAAGTTCAACGTCGTCGTCGCCCGCCTCATGGAGCTCGTCAACGCCACCCGCAAGACGATCGACGGCCCCGCCGGGGCGGGGGATCCTGCTGTCCGCGAGGCCGCCGAGGCGATCGCGATGGTCCTCGACCTGTTCGCCCCGCACACCGCCGAGGAGATGTGGGAGCAGCTCGGTTACGAGCCGTTCGTCGGTCTCGCCACCTGGCGTCAGGCCGATCCGACGCTGCTGGTCGAGGAATCGGTCACCGCGGTCGTGCAGATCGACGGCAAGGTGCGCGGCACGCTGACGGTGCCGGCGCGCATCTCGGCCGACGAGCTGGAGGCGCTGGCGCGCGCGGACGAGAAGGTCGTGCGCTCACTCGCCGGACGCGAGATCGCGCGCGTCGTCGTCCGCGCTCCCAAGGTCGTCAGCTTCACCACCGCGTAG
- a CDS encoding anthranilate synthase component I family protein, translating into MSSRLVARRHDWVDPAVVFATILCDDEHAFWLDAGPGATTGFSWLGVGAPGAGPRDLPLVADAQQAAAVPGPLQGGWVGWWGFDAAAAAVGAPARIDDADGPQELWLRIEWFIVFDHAARDVWIAAPADRGETLADAVESARSSAARVASRRPAAARQAVPTASARQTPKEYRALIARCREAIRAGDAYQLCLTTRFTVAASTPFDPVSTYLALRDALPAHHGGIIRSGDTALLSASPERFLEVADGVVRTHPIKGTRPRGRDADDDAALRRALVDSVKERAENVMIVDLMRNDLQRVCRPGTVRAERLLEVESYTAVHQLVSTVAGQLLPDATLGHLLDAAFPAGSMTGAPKLSAMTILSALEGAGRGIYAGCFGWVGTDGRADLAMTIRSIVLRPQGAYVGAGGGITWLSDPDDEVAEVGLKARGPLAALGADLPPGW; encoded by the coding sequence ATGAGTTCGCGCCTCGTCGCCCGTCGGCACGACTGGGTCGATCCGGCCGTCGTCTTCGCGACGATCCTCTGCGACGACGAGCATGCGTTCTGGCTGGATGCCGGGCCGGGTGCGACGACGGGATTCAGCTGGCTGGGCGTCGGCGCTCCCGGCGCAGGACCCCGCGACCTTCCTCTCGTGGCGGACGCTCAGCAGGCGGCGGCGGTGCCGGGTCCGCTGCAGGGCGGCTGGGTGGGGTGGTGGGGGTTCGATGCGGCGGCCGCGGCGGTCGGAGCGCCCGCGCGCATCGACGACGCCGACGGGCCGCAGGAGCTGTGGCTGCGGATCGAATGGTTCATCGTCTTCGACCACGCCGCCCGTGACGTGTGGATCGCCGCGCCCGCCGACCGCGGCGAGACCCTCGCCGACGCGGTGGAAAGCGCACGATCGTCGGCTGCGCGTGTGGCGTCGCGCCGCCCCGCCGCCGCACGCCAGGCGGTCCCCACCGCATCGGCCCGTCAGACGCCGAAGGAGTATCGGGCGCTCATCGCGCGATGCCGAGAGGCGATCCGCGCCGGCGACGCCTACCAGCTCTGCCTGACGACACGGTTCACGGTGGCGGCATCCACACCCTTCGATCCCGTCTCCACCTATCTCGCGCTGCGCGACGCGCTGCCCGCGCACCACGGTGGGATCATCCGCAGCGGCGACACCGCGTTGCTCAGTGCAAGCCCGGAGCGTTTCCTCGAGGTCGCCGACGGCGTGGTGCGCACACACCCGATCAAAGGGACCCGTCCGCGCGGCCGCGACGCCGACGATGACGCCGCGCTGCGTCGCGCGCTCGTCGACAGTGTGAAGGAGCGGGCCGAGAACGTCATGATCGTCGACCTGATGCGCAACGACCTGCAGCGGGTGTGCCGGCCGGGGACGGTCCGCGCCGAACGTCTGCTCGAGGTGGAGTCGTATACGGCGGTCCACCAGTTGGTCAGCACCGTCGCGGGCCAGCTCCTGCCGGACGCCACCCTCGGACACCTGCTGGACGCCGCCTTCCCTGCGGGGAGCATGACGGGGGCGCCGAAGCTGTCGGCGATGACGATCCTGTCCGCGCTGGAGGGGGCAGGCCGGGGTATCTACGCGGGGTGCTTCGGCTGGGTCGGCACGGACGGTCGCGCCGACCTGGCGATGACGATCCGATCGATCGTCCTTCGGCCGCAGGGGGCCTACGTCGGTGCCGGCGGCGGCATCACCTGGCTGTCCGACCCCGACGACGAAGTCGCCGAGGTCGGACTGAAGGCCCGCGGCCCGCTCGCCGCACTGGGTGCGGATCTGCCGCCGGGATGGTAG
- a CDS encoding DedA family protein: protein MNEFLSWLLDAVQSVDPVLRTVLAGVAIMLETSVLVGLIVPGDTVVIVAATAVGSVAEAVVLMVVVVVGALIGESVGFWLGRWLGPRIRFSRLGRRIGEDNWTRAELYLRRRGGPAIFLSRFLPVLHSLVPLTVGMSGFSYRRFLAWTAPACTVWAVAYVSVAAAAAGTYRELADRLHTAGYFFVGAIIVFLFLAYVAKRVIVAREARHMRLDDEAPGTKRTDGMGD, encoded by the coding sequence GTGAACGAGTTCCTCTCATGGCTGCTCGATGCCGTGCAGAGTGTGGATCCCGTCCTGCGCACGGTGCTCGCGGGCGTCGCCATCATGCTGGAGACGAGCGTTCTGGTCGGCCTGATCGTGCCCGGAGACACCGTCGTCATCGTCGCTGCCACGGCCGTCGGATCGGTCGCCGAAGCCGTCGTGCTCATGGTCGTGGTCGTCGTGGGCGCTCTGATCGGCGAGAGCGTGGGATTCTGGCTCGGTCGATGGCTGGGCCCCCGCATCCGGTTCTCGCGGCTCGGACGTCGGATCGGCGAAGACAACTGGACCCGCGCCGAGCTCTATCTGCGGCGGCGCGGCGGACCGGCCATCTTCCTCTCCCGCTTTCTGCCGGTTCTGCATTCGCTCGTGCCCTTGACGGTGGGGATGAGCGGGTTCTCCTATCGCCGCTTCCTCGCGTGGACCGCGCCGGCCTGCACGGTGTGGGCCGTGGCCTACGTGAGCGTGGCGGCAGCGGCGGCGGGCACCTATCGAGAGTTGGCCGACCGTCTGCACACCGCGGGGTACTTCTTCGTCGGTGCGATCATCGTCTTCCTCTTTCTCGCATACGTCGCCAAGCGCGTGATCGTGGCACGCGAGGCACGCCATATGCGACTGGACGACGAGGCTCCCGGCACGAAGCGCACGGACGGCATGGGAGACTGA
- a CDS encoding App1 family protein → MAAEPAPRVKVLWIARLEYRFHAWRERRARARGLRASVSAYPGYGGEDWVRVLGRVLIAPPIRARRRRGDDGGVRGWRSFAAVPVGYATVTVTVDGVTHEVIADRGGVIDAVLPARLQAGWQPLSMAVEGSEPFETRVFVVGSDVRFGIVSDVDDTVMVTALPRPLIAAWNSFVVNEHARQPVPGMAVLLERLVREHPGAPMVYLSTGAWNVAPTLQRFLRRHLFPPGALLLTDWGPTHDRWFRSGRAHKEENLRRLAREFPQVKWVLIGDDGQHDDALYTAFTGAHPEHVTAVAIRRLSPAEAVLAGGRTAVDDHTAATVPWVTGDDGAALLDRLAEIGVVGGTADGVGGPA, encoded by the coding sequence ATGGCCGCCGAACCCGCACCACGCGTGAAGGTGCTCTGGATCGCCCGACTGGAGTACCGGTTCCATGCGTGGCGAGAACGTCGGGCCCGCGCCCGTGGGCTGCGCGCCAGTGTGTCCGCGTACCCCGGTTACGGCGGGGAGGACTGGGTTCGTGTCCTCGGCCGTGTGCTGATCGCCCCTCCCATCCGCGCGCGTCGTCGACGCGGCGACGACGGCGGCGTCCGTGGTTGGCGCAGCTTCGCCGCCGTTCCCGTCGGTTATGCCACCGTGACGGTGACCGTCGACGGCGTCACCCACGAAGTGATCGCCGATCGCGGTGGCGTCATCGATGCCGTGCTGCCGGCTCGACTGCAGGCGGGATGGCAGCCCCTGTCGATGGCCGTCGAGGGGTCGGAGCCGTTCGAGACGCGCGTGTTCGTGGTGGGCTCCGATGTCCGCTTCGGCATCGTCTCCGACGTCGATGACACCGTCATGGTGACGGCCCTGCCTCGGCCGCTCATCGCCGCGTGGAACTCCTTCGTCGTGAACGAGCACGCCCGCCAGCCGGTGCCCGGCATGGCAGTGCTGCTCGAGCGGCTCGTGCGCGAGCACCCGGGCGCGCCCATGGTCTACCTCTCCACCGGAGCCTGGAACGTCGCTCCGACGCTCCAGCGCTTTCTCCGTCGTCACCTCTTTCCGCCCGGAGCACTGCTGTTGACCGACTGGGGACCCACGCACGACCGGTGGTTCCGCAGCGGCCGGGCACACAAGGAGGAGAACCTCCGACGCCTCGCGCGCGAGTTCCCCCAAGTGAAATGGGTGCTGATCGGTGACGACGGGCAACACGACGATGCCCTGTACACGGCTTTCACGGGCGCGCACCCCGAGCACGTCACGGCCGTCGCGATCCGTCGGCTCTCGCCGGCGGAGGCGGTGCTGGCCGGAGGACGCACGGCCGTGGACGATCACACCGCCGCCACGGTGCCGTGGGTGACAGGGGACGACGGCGCCGCCCTTCTCGACAGGCTGGCTGAGATCGGTGTCGTGGGCGGCACGGCCGACGGCGTCGGAGGCCCCGCGTAG
- a CDS encoding SOS response-associated peptidase, translated as MCGRFVVGSSGSELVGVLRVDVVGDDLPQPSFNVAPTDRVAIVLDSAKTEPPTRRLEAARWGLIPGWAKDVGIGAKAINARAEEVENKPMFGQALIKRRAVIPASGYYEWHTEDGVKTPYYIHPADDSPLLFAGLYEWWKDPAKAADDPSRWVLSFTIMTRDAVGQLGSIHDRMPLFIDADYADVWLDPTTENVGDLLDATIDAAPALVDGMLMREVDRAVGNVRNNGPQLIAPLS; from the coding sequence ATGTGCGGTCGATTCGTCGTGGGCAGTTCCGGCTCCGAGCTCGTCGGTGTGCTGAGAGTGGATGTCGTCGGAGATGATCTTCCCCAGCCCTCGTTCAACGTGGCGCCGACCGACCGCGTGGCGATCGTGCTCGACTCCGCGAAGACCGAGCCCCCGACGCGTCGCCTGGAGGCGGCGCGCTGGGGCCTGATCCCCGGGTGGGCAAAGGATGTGGGCATCGGCGCGAAGGCGATCAACGCACGCGCCGAAGAGGTCGAGAACAAGCCGATGTTCGGGCAGGCGCTCATCAAGCGACGCGCCGTGATCCCGGCATCCGGCTACTACGAGTGGCACACCGAGGACGGCGTGAAGACGCCCTACTACATCCACCCCGCCGACGACTCGCCGCTGCTGTTCGCGGGACTCTACGAGTGGTGGAAAGACCCCGCGAAGGCCGCGGACGACCCCTCGCGGTGGGTGCTGAGCTTCACGATCATGACCAGGGATGCCGTGGGTCAGCTCGGTTCGATTCACGACCGCATGCCGCTGTTCATCGACGCGGACTACGCCGATGTGTGGCTCGACCCCACCACGGAGAACGTCGGCGATCTGCTGGACGCGACGATCGACGCTGCCCCGGCCCTGGTGGACGGGATGCTGATGCGAGAGGTTGATCGCGCCGTCGGCAACGTGCGCAACAACGGCCCGCAGCTGATCGCGCCGCTCTCGTGA
- a CDS encoding PTS sugar transporter subunit IIA: MCEEPDSSVPPAVLQLRQPVAGRVLALSEVPDAMFTQGTMGPGLAIDPTGDTIVAPAGGTIASVFPTGHAIGLALADGTELLIHVGIDTVDMTGDGFETLVTAGDTVEAGTPLLRFDAEKIRRAGHPAITPVIVLNNEDATIEFA; this comes from the coding sequence ATCTGCGAAGAGCCGGATTCGTCGGTTCCGCCGGCGGTCCTGCAGCTTCGTCAACCGGTGGCGGGCCGCGTGCTCGCACTTTCCGAGGTTCCGGATGCGATGTTCACCCAAGGAACGATGGGCCCGGGCCTCGCGATCGACCCCACCGGAGACACCATCGTCGCACCGGCCGGTGGCACCATCGCATCGGTCTTCCCGACGGGACATGCGATCGGCCTCGCCCTCGCGGACGGAACGGAGCTTCTGATCCACGTCGGCATCGACACGGTCGACATGACGGGCGACGGCTTCGAGACGCTCGTGACAGCGGGGGACACCGTCGAGGCCGGTACGCCGCTCCTTCGCTTCGACGCGGAGAAGATCCGCCGCGCGGGGCACCCCGCGATCACTCCGGTGATCGTGCTCAACAACGAGGATGCGACGATCGAGTTCGCGTAG
- a CDS encoding ISL3 family transposase → MHHPTFATPDLTTFCRLDELGLEAVGQLLEPDRAVLECRVINDDPWCRKCGAEGVARDTVTRPLAHEPFGHRPTTLLIRVRRYRCAHCRRTWRQDTTKAAAPRAKISRGGIGWALTTIVVDHLTVSRAAAGLGVSWHTANTAILAEGKRRLIDDPTRFDGVTTIGVDEHVWRHTRFGDKYVTVIIDLTPVREKSGPARLLDMVEGRSKQVFKQWLAARPADWSKAIEVVAMDGFSGFKTAAAEELPDAVPVMDPFHVVRLAGDALDRTRQRVQQDNLGHRGHAGDPLYGVRRTLHTGASLLTEKQTARLDAVFAAEEHIEVEATWGIYQRIVAAYREPDKNKAKEMMRAVIDAVSSGVPAALTEIRRLGRTLKQRAADVLAFFDRPGTSNGPTEAINGRLEHLRGSALGFRNLTHYIARSLLEAGGFRPLLHPRLR, encoded by the coding sequence GTGCACCACCCTACGTTCGCGACCCCTGACCTGACCACGTTCTGCCGCCTCGACGAGCTCGGCCTCGAGGCTGTTGGACAGCTGCTCGAGCCAGACCGGGCAGTGCTTGAGTGCCGTGTCATCAATGATGACCCGTGGTGCCGGAAGTGCGGTGCGGAGGGCGTGGCGCGTGACACGGTCACGCGGCCGCTCGCGCATGAGCCGTTCGGGCACCGGCCGACGACGCTGCTGATCCGGGTGCGCCGCTACCGGTGCGCGCACTGCCGGCGCACCTGGCGGCAGGACACGACGAAAGCGGCGGCGCCACGGGCGAAGATCTCGCGCGGCGGGATCGGGTGGGCACTCACCACGATCGTGGTCGACCACCTCACCGTCTCCCGCGCCGCAGCAGGACTCGGGGTGTCGTGGCACACCGCGAACACCGCGATCCTCGCCGAAGGCAAGCGACGGCTGATCGACGACCCCACGCGGTTCGATGGGGTGACCACGATCGGTGTCGACGAGCACGTCTGGCGCCACACACGGTTCGGCGACAAGTACGTGACCGTGATCATCGACCTCACCCCGGTCCGCGAGAAGAGCGGCCCGGCCCGGCTGCTGGACATGGTCGAGGGGCGGTCGAAGCAGGTGTTCAAGCAGTGGCTCGCCGCCCGGCCCGCGGACTGGTCGAAGGCGATCGAGGTGGTCGCGATGGATGGGTTCAGCGGGTTCAAGACCGCCGCGGCCGAGGAACTCCCCGACGCCGTCCCCGTCATGGACCCGTTCCACGTCGTCCGCCTCGCCGGCGACGCCCTGGACCGCACCCGGCAGCGTGTTCAGCAGGACAACCTCGGCCACCGCGGCCACGCCGGTGACCCGCTCTACGGTGTCCGCCGCACCCTTCACACCGGCGCGAGCTTGCTCACCGAGAAGCAGACCGCACGCCTCGACGCGGTGTTCGCCGCCGAGGAGCACATCGAGGTCGAAGCGACCTGGGGCATCTACCAGCGCATCGTCGCGGCCTACCGCGAACCCGACAAGAACAAGGCCAAGGAGATGATGCGCGCAGTGATCGACGCCGTCAGCAGCGGCGTCCCCGCCGCTCTCACCGAGATCCGCCGACTCGGGCGGACCTTGAAGCAGCGCGCAGCCGACGTGCTCGCGTTCTTCGACCGCCCCGGCACCTCGAACGGACCCACCGAGGCAATCAACGGGCGCCTCGAACACCTCCGCGGATCGGCCCTGGGCTTCCGCAACCTGACTCACTACATCGCGCGGTCGCTGCTCGAAGCCGGCGGCTTCAGACCACTCCTACACCCTCGATTGCGATGA
- a CDS encoding PTS transporter subunit EIIB — translation MRGSRDIIDVDNCATRLRMEIADPSGCRRRRDRRGCCCRAAAGFVAHRNRGCRSGLKPPASSSDRAM, via the coding sequence ATGCGTGGCTCGCGCGACATCATCGATGTCGACAACTGCGCCACACGTCTACGGATGGAGATCGCCGACCCCTCGGGGTGTCGGCGGCGCCGCGATCGCCGCGGGTGCTGCTGCCGAGCAGCGGCTGGATTCGTGGCTCATCGCAATCGAGGGTGTAGGAGTGGTCTGAAGCCGCCGGCTTCGAGCAGCGACCGCGCGATGTAG
- a CDS encoding restriction endonuclease subunit S domain-containing protein, whose product MSTWVLADLRSKRSWNIGSLGVDAFTWPADAPLRQLGDVAHVLSAVEEVEPEFPVITPQSIDSVTGVLRRRRRGYIGAAFRVGGFGRALHSGDILVPPIDVPALFVNETLIGSLASSQFLAVRADPSLIDSNWLWGALNSRSGRALRRLVTAESSGKLEATAALLRMTLPVPSLEEQRAAAYPLAAIEQRLRGQEQEGPTTWWRAADLRGQQWRFALASANPSLMQDGEPLGDYGEIARGRQSRSRGDEPVDPAAGVLPLATGMYLAGRRDEVAPVLPDSLIAQPGDVLVAVIGERPMAQVVSQPMLVSDTVYRIRPNEWILAPAIASFLNSAIGLARWRFLALDGTVPQMRLSDLRQFPVPTGALDTQAGDVLPMGPLDAQLESILWPS is encoded by the coding sequence ATGAGCACGTGGGTACTCGCGGACCTCCGAAGCAAGCGGTCATGGAACATCGGAAGTCTCGGCGTCGATGCGTTCACATGGCCCGCTGATGCGCCACTTCGCCAACTTGGCGACGTCGCACACGTGCTATCTGCGGTCGAAGAAGTCGAACCGGAGTTCCCGGTCATCACGCCGCAGAGCATCGATAGCGTGACGGGTGTGCTTCGTCGTCGCCGTCGCGGCTACATCGGCGCTGCCTTCCGCGTCGGCGGCTTCGGTCGAGCCCTGCACTCTGGCGACATCTTGGTCCCACCGATCGATGTGCCAGCGCTGTTCGTGAACGAGACGCTCATCGGTTCCCTCGCGTCTTCGCAGTTTCTCGCAGTTCGCGCCGATCCTTCGCTGATCGATTCGAACTGGCTATGGGGTGCGCTCAACAGTCGTTCCGGGCGTGCGCTTCGGCGCCTCGTCACCGCGGAGTCCTCAGGCAAACTCGAGGCAACCGCGGCCCTGCTTCGTATGACGCTCCCCGTTCCGAGCCTTGAGGAACAGCGCGCTGCGGCGTACCCATTGGCAGCGATCGAGCAGCGGCTTCGAGGTCAGGAACAGGAGGGGCCCACGACGTGGTGGCGGGCCGCTGACCTGCGCGGCCAGCAATGGCGATTCGCACTGGCCTCGGCCAACCCTTCGCTCATGCAGGATGGTGAGCCGCTTGGCGACTACGGCGAAATCGCTCGCGGGCGCCAATCGCGTTCACGCGGAGACGAACCAGTGGACCCCGCCGCGGGCGTGCTTCCGCTCGCAACCGGTATGTACCTCGCGGGGAGGCGCGATGAAGTGGCGCCAGTGCTACCAGACTCGCTCATCGCCCAACCGGGCGATGTACTCGTTGCGGTCATTGGCGAGCGGCCAATGGCTCAGGTAGTCAGTCAGCCCATGCTGGTCAGCGACACCGTTTACCGCATCCGGCCAAACGAGTGGATACTCGCCCCGGCGATCGCGAGCTTCCTCAATAGTGCCATCGGCCTGGCGCGGTGGCGCTTCCTTGCGCTCGATGGGACCGTGCCGCAGATGCGGCTCAGCGACCTGCGGCAGTTCCCAGTTCCCACCGGGGCATTGGACACGCAGGCGGGGGACGTGCTTCCCATGGGACCACTCGACGCGCAGCTGGAGAGCATCCTGTGGCCGAGCTGA